One Streptomyces dangxiongensis genomic window, GATGCCGCGGTACACGACCGAACCATACGTCGTATGGAATTGCTACCATACGTCGTACGGAAAGTGGTACGCAACCGCGCCGGCGTGAGCGAGCGCCGCGGCGAAGTCATCTCCGTACCATGTACGGAACTGCTACCGTACGAGGTATGGAAAAGCCCAGGCGTGCCCCGCGGGGAACAAGGAAGAGAGACGTGCCTCTGACCGAGGCCGGGATCTATGCCGCGGCCCTGCGGCTCATCGACCAGGACGGGGCCGAGGCGCTCACCATGCGCAAACTCGCGACCGCGCTCGACGCGAACCCGATGTCGCTGTACCACCACGTGTCGAACAAGGAAGCCGTGCTGCGCGGCGTGACGAGAACGGTCGGAGCCCAGTTCCGCACCGTGGCGCTGGAGAACGCCCCCTGGCAGGAGCGCATCCGTCTGCTCGCCGCGGACTTCCGGACGCTGGCGCACCGTCACCCCGGACTGATGGCCTACTCGTTCAGCCACCAGCCGGACTTCATCCAGCCCGACGACCCGTTCTGGACTGCGCTCACCGCGATCGTGGCGGCTGCCGGGGTGCCGCAGCCAGAGGTCCCGGAGATCGCCGCGTTGATCGTCGCCGTCGTCATCGGTGCGCTCACCGCCGAACTCAACGGCTCGCTCCACCAGTGGGCGAACCTGAAGCCCCCCGGCCCCGACAGCGGCGAGGAGCGGCCCACGGATGCAGCGCCTCGCCCCACGGGCGCAGGCCCTGAAGGCCCTGACCAGGACCACATGTTCCGCCTCGTGATGAACACACTGATCGCGGGCCTGGAAAGCCGGCTCACCGCCGATGATGACGGCCGGGACGTCGGCCGCCGTTGAGTCCTCCATGGTCCTGAAGCGCTGGCGCCCGGGACGCGCCCCCAGCCGGGCGAGCCCGGGCCGCGACGCACGGACGGCCGCCCGGCGTGGTGGTTCCACCGCCGTCCCAGCGACAGCCCCGTTCGATCAGGTGGCCGACGCCGCGGTCCCGACGGTGGTCGGCGGCGTCGACACGGACGGCCGACCGCCGGACGTGCGCGGGTGCGGCAGTCGCGGCCGAAGCGGTGCCCCCGGCGAAGCGCCTGACGTTGCCCGTTCAAGCTCTTCCTTACGCTGCATGGTGCCGGCCGCCTCCGGTACCGACACGAATCAGCGACGCTGATGAGCAACTGGATGGTCCTTCTCGGGTGTTCACCGATCTCGGGCCCGCATTGCAGCCCTCGATCCCGTGGCATGCAGATGCCCGGATCTGGCCCCATGCTGGAGATGAGGGGGGTGTGACAACGGAGGAAGAAGTGATGGAGATGCGGACCGTTGTCGACCTCACACGCTGCCAGGGCTATGCACAGTGCGTGTTCCTCGCGCCGGAGGTGTTCGAGCTGCACGGGGAGGAGGGGCTGCTGTACGCCACGGCCGTCCCCGACGACCAGGCGGAGCGTGTACGCCAGGCCGCGGCGGCGTGCCCGGTGCAGGCGATCCTCCTCGGGGAAGAGGTGAGCACTGGTGCCCGCTGACCGCAAGGACGGCCGTATCGTGATCGTCGGCGCGTCGCTGGCCGGGCTGAGGGCCGCGGAGGCACTGCGCGAAGAGGGCTTCACCGGCTCACTGACCGTCGTCGGGGACGAACCCCATCCGCCCTACGACCGGCCGCCGCTGTCCAAGCAGGTGCTGCTGGGCCAGGCGACGGCGGACACTCTGGAGCTGCCGATGCGCTGGGACCCGGACGCCGAGTGGCGGCTGGGCGTACGCGCCACCGGCGTCGATCTGCTGGCGAAGCGCGTGATGCTCGACGACGGAGAGTCCCTGCCGTACGACCGGCTGCTGATCACCACCGGAACACGCGCCCGGTCCTGGCCCAACCCGGAGGAAGGCACTCTGGACGGGGTGTTCACCCTGCGTACGCGTGAGGACGGTGCGGGACTGGCCGAGCGGCTGACCGCGAGGCCGGAGCGGGTGCTGGTGATCGGCGGCGGCTTCACCGGCTCGGAGATCGCCTCGGCCTGCCGGGAACTGGGGCTCGAGGTGACCGTCGCCGAACGCGGCCCCGCACCCCTGGTGGGTGCGCTCGGCGGCACCCTGTCCAAACTCGCCGCCGTCATGCAGCGCAACCACGGCGTGGACCTGCGCACCGGGGTGACGGTCACCGCCCTGAACGGCAATGGAAGCTTCACCGGCGCGCAGTTGTCCGACGGCAGCCGCGTCGAGGCGGACGTGTGCGTCGTGGCCCTGGGCGCCGTCCGCAACGTCGAGTGGCTGGCGGACTCCGGGCTGGCGGCGGGCCCGCGCGGCATCGCCTGCGACGCCGGCTGCCGGGCCTTCAACATGTACGGGATCGTCACCGACGATGTCTTCGTGGCCGGCGACGTCTCCCGCTTCCCCCACCCGCTGTTCGGTTACCAGATGCTCTCCCTGGAGCACTGGGGCAACGCGGTCGAGCAGGCCGAGGTCGCGGCCCACAACATGGTCAGCCCCGGGCCCCTGCAGCGCCCGCATCTGGCCATCCCGGTGTTCTGGTCGACCCAGTTCGGGCTCAACATCAAGTCGGTCGGCGTGCCCACCTACTCCGACCACGTGGTCATCGCCCAGGGGTCCCTGGAGGCGCGCCGGCTGGCGATGGTCTACGGCTACCGAGGCCGGGTCACCGCCGCGGTCACCGTCGACATGGCCAAGTCGCTCGACTACTACCGGCACCTGATCGAGACGGCCGCTCCGTTCCCACCGCCGCCGGGTGCGCTGGACCGTGCGATCGCGGCCGACATTCCGATCCCCTCCGCCGTGCCGGATCCCTCCGTGCTGTCCCACGGCCCGACCGTCGCGCTCACCGGTCACCTTCCCGACCGCCGACTGACAGTGGTGTAGCCCACGTCCGCCCACCACGAGGAGCCACCATGGACTCCACGACCTTGCTGGCACGGATCACCGCCTACGCCAGCCGTCCCGACCCCTACCCGCTGTACGCGGAACTCCGCGAGGCCGGTCCCGTGGTCCAGCAGACCGACGGCAGCTACCTGATCGGCACCTACCACCAGATCGCCGCCCTGCTCCACGACCCACGGATGAGCGCCGACCCGCGCACCCGTGGCGAAGTGACCCGCAAGCCGCCGTTCCTGCGGCTCGACGACCCCGAGCACCACAGGCTGCGCACCCTGGCCACGCGACCGTTCGGTCCCCCGCACAGCCCGGGCCGGGTCGACGGCATGCGCGACGAGATCGACCGGATCGCCGAGGAGCTGCTGGAGCCTTTCGAGGTGGGCCGCCAGGTCGACATCGTCGACGACTTCGCCTACCCGCTGCCCGTCACCGTGATCTGCCGGCTGCTCGGCGTGCCGCGCGAGGACGAACCGCTGTTCCGGGCCTGGTCCGACGTCCTGGTCGCGGCCGCCGACGTCAGGCCCGACGACGAATCGGCCGAGACGGACAAGGCCGGCGACCAGGCGCGGATGGAGATGGGCGGGTACCTGTTGAACCTGGCCGAGCAGCGCCGCGGCGAGCCGGGCGACGACCTGCTCTCCGCCTTCGTGAACGAGGCGGACCCGGCCCTGCGGCTCACTCAGGAGGAACTCGCGGAAACCGCCGTACTGCTCCTCATCGCCGGACACGAGACCACGGTCAATCTGATCACCAACGGGACGCTCACGCTGCTGCGCCAGCCCGAACATCTGGACCGGTTGCGCCGCGAGCCGGAGCTGTTGCCGCGAGCGGTGGAGGAACTGCTGCGCTATGAACCCCCGGTCCATATGCGCGAGCGCATCCCGCACGCCGACATGGACGTCGCCGGTATCCCCGTCCCCCAGGGCGCCTCCGTCATCCTGGCCCTGGCCTCGGGCAACCGCGACCCGCAGCGGTTCCGCGATCCCGACCGGTTCGACCCCGCCCGCCCGGACAACCAACACCTCGGCTTCGGCAGCGGAATCCATATCTGCTACGGGGGACCTTTGGCCCGCGTCGAGGCCTACGCCGCGC contains:
- a CDS encoding TetR family transcriptional regulator, giving the protein MPLTEAGIYAAALRLIDQDGAEALTMRKLATALDANPMSLYHHVSNKEAVLRGVTRTVGAQFRTVALENAPWQERIRLLAADFRTLAHRHPGLMAYSFSHQPDFIQPDDPFWTALTAIVAAAGVPQPEVPEIAALIVAVVIGALTAELNGSLHQWANLKPPGPDSGEERPTDAAPRPTGAGPEGPDQDHMFRLVMNTLIAGLESRLTADDDGRDVGRR
- a CDS encoding ferredoxin; translated protein: MRTVVDLTRCQGYAQCVFLAPEVFELHGEEGLLYATAVPDDQAERVRQAAAACPVQAILLGEEVSTGAR
- a CDS encoding NAD(P)/FAD-dependent oxidoreductase, whose protein sequence is MPADRKDGRIVIVGASLAGLRAAEALREEGFTGSLTVVGDEPHPPYDRPPLSKQVLLGQATADTLELPMRWDPDAEWRLGVRATGVDLLAKRVMLDDGESLPYDRLLITTGTRARSWPNPEEGTLDGVFTLRTREDGAGLAERLTARPERVLVIGGGFTGSEIASACRELGLEVTVAERGPAPLVGALGGTLSKLAAVMQRNHGVDLRTGVTVTALNGNGSFTGAQLSDGSRVEADVCVVALGAVRNVEWLADSGLAAGPRGIACDAGCRAFNMYGIVTDDVFVAGDVSRFPHPLFGYQMLSLEHWGNAVEQAEVAAHNMVSPGPLQRPHLAIPVFWSTQFGLNIKSVGVPTYSDHVVIAQGSLEARRLAMVYGYRGRVTAAVTVDMAKSLDYYRHLIETAAPFPPPPGALDRAIAADIPIPSAVPDPSVLSHGPTVALTGHLPDRRLTVV
- a CDS encoding cytochrome P450, with translation MDSTTLLARITAYASRPDPYPLYAELREAGPVVQQTDGSYLIGTYHQIAALLHDPRMSADPRTRGEVTRKPPFLRLDDPEHHRLRTLATRPFGPPHSPGRVDGMRDEIDRIAEELLEPFEVGRQVDIVDDFAYPLPVTVICRLLGVPREDEPLFRAWSDVLVAAADVRPDDESAETDKAGDQARMEMGGYLLNLAEQRRGEPGDDLLSAFVNEADPALRLTQEELAETAVLLLIAGHETTVNLITNGTLTLLRQPEHLDRLRREPELLPRAVEELLRYEPPVHMRERIPHADMDVAGIPVPQGASVILALASGNRDPQRFRDPDRFDPARPDNQHLGFGSGIHICYGGPLARVEAYAALGALLPHLGTASLVQDPPPYRQNAMLRGPRHLPIHL